Proteins co-encoded in one Bacteroidales bacterium WCE2004 genomic window:
- a CDS encoding Integrase core domain-containing protein (partial gene;~manually curated) yields the protein KTLADRHITQSMSRKGNCLDNSMMENFFGLMKNELLYLQEWDSIDQFKKALRTYIRYYNNDRIKLRLKGKSPVQYRALFQSKAS from the coding sequence AAAACATTGGCAGACAGGCATATAACCCAGAGTATGTCTCGAAAGGGGAACTGCTTGGACAACTCTATGATGGAGAACTTCTTTGGCCTGATGAAGAATGAATTGCTATATTTGCAGGAGTGGGACTCTATCGACCAGTTCAAGAAGGCTCTCCGGACATATATCCGGTACTACAACAACGATAGAATCAAACTGAGGCTAAAAGGAAAGAGCCCGGTGCAATACCGAGCTCTGTTCCAATCTAAGGCCTCGTAA